One genomic segment of Eikenella corrodens includes these proteins:
- the dut gene encoding dUTP diphosphatase, translated as MQPTVELKILNPKMQEHLPHYATPGAAGLDLRACLDEAVELPPGSTYLVPTGIAIHLADPAYAAMLLPRSGLGHKNGIVLGNLVGLIDSDYQGELKISLWNRSSETFTIEPMARVAQMVIVPVLQPQFKVVEEFAQSSRGEGGFGSTGKM; from the coding sequence ATGCAACCCACAGTCGAACTTAAAATCCTTAACCCCAAAATGCAAGAACACCTGCCGCATTACGCCACTCCCGGTGCCGCCGGCCTAGATTTGCGCGCCTGTTTGGACGAAGCCGTAGAGCTCCCGCCCGGCAGCACCTATCTTGTGCCCACCGGTATAGCCATCCATCTGGCCGACCCGGCCTACGCCGCCATGCTGCTGCCGCGCTCCGGCCTCGGCCACAAAAACGGCATCGTGCTGGGCAACTTGGTCGGCCTGATCGATTCCGACTATCAGGGCGAACTCAAGATTTCATTGTGGAACCGCAGCAGCGAAACGTTCACCATCGAACCGATGGCACGCGTGGCACAAATGGTGATCGTGCCCGTGCTGCAGCCGCAGTTTAAAGTGGTGGAAGAATTTGCCCAGAGCTCACGCGGCGAAGGCGGCTTCGGCAGCACCGGGAAGATGTGA
- a CDS encoding FxsA family protein: protein MRYLGIWLLLLAGAEAASIVMVAERLGGMPTLLLMVLSFMAGMVMLRNLGFSSVMLAGSLFNSRGEVSFYQLLWPLRYIVAALLLMSPGFVSTALALVLMLPIKGGPAAVRPNQMGQNYRSSGYGADGDIIDGEFETVRPQEEREETRLLEQHDHEPQ, encoded by the coding sequence ATGCGTTACCTTGGAATTTGGCTCTTGCTGTTGGCGGGGGCGGAAGCGGCTTCGATTGTGATGGTGGCTGAGCGGCTTGGCGGGATGCCCACGCTTTTGCTGATGGTGTTGTCGTTTATGGCCGGGATGGTGATGCTGCGCAACCTGGGTTTTTCTTCGGTGATGCTGGCCGGATCGCTGTTTAATAGCCGGGGCGAGGTGTCGTTTTACCAATTGCTGTGGCCGCTGCGTTATATTGTGGCGGCGCTGCTGTTGATGTCGCCCGGTTTTGTGTCCACTGCTTTGGCCTTGGTGCTGATGCTGCCGATTAAGGGCGGCCCGGCGGCGGTGCGGCCAAATCAGATGGGGCAGAACTACCGATCTTCCGGCTATGGTGCGGACGGCGACATCATCGACGGCGAGTTTGAAACCGTACGCCCGCAAGAGGAGCGCGAAGAAACCCGCCTGCTGGAGCAGCACGATCACGAGCCGCAATAA
- a CDS encoding patatin-like phospholipase family protein, translated as MNSLLRRSLGISLLTLSLSACGLLGGSGSQTPSRQPLTATRKPQAVIGLALGGGASKGFAHIGVIKVLEENNIPVKIVTGTSAGALVGSLYASGMNAPRLQREAENLQRADLVDLTLSTSGFIRGEKLQNYINRQVGNRPIQNLPRKFAAVATEFDSGRSVVFRSGNTGQAVRASASIPNVFQPAVINGKRYVDGGLTAPVPVSAARQMGANVVIAVDISAKPARISQSGFFSYLDQSLNIMSTPALNSELAKADVVIKPQVQHLGAVGGFDEKAHAIKLGEDAARAALPQIRAVLQRYQVH; from the coding sequence ATGAACAGCCTATTGCGCCGCAGCCTCGGCATCTCCCTGCTCACCTTGTCTCTTTCTGCCTGTGGCCTTCTCGGCGGCAGTGGTTCGCAAACCCCTTCCCGCCAGCCGCTCACCGCCACCCGCAAGCCCCAAGCCGTTATCGGCCTGGCCCTGGGCGGCGGCGCATCCAAAGGCTTCGCCCATATCGGCGTGATTAAGGTGTTGGAAGAAAACAATATCCCCGTGAAAATCGTTACCGGCACCAGCGCAGGCGCCCTGGTGGGCAGCCTCTACGCCTCCGGCATGAACGCCCCCCGCCTGCAGCGTGAAGCCGAAAACCTGCAACGCGCCGATTTGGTAGATTTAACCCTCTCCACCAGCGGCTTTATCCGCGGCGAAAAACTGCAAAACTACATCAACCGCCAAGTGGGCAACCGCCCCATCCAAAACCTGCCACGCAAATTCGCCGCCGTGGCCACCGAATTCGACTCCGGCCGCAGCGTGGTATTCCGCAGCGGTAATACCGGCCAGGCCGTGCGCGCCTCCGCCAGCATCCCCAACGTCTTCCAGCCCGCGGTAATCAACGGCAAACGCTATGTGGACGGCGGCCTCACCGCCCCCGTACCCGTATCCGCCGCCCGCCAGATGGGCGCCAACGTGGTGATTGCGGTGGACATTTCCGCCAAGCCCGCCCGCATCAGCCAAAGCGGCTTCTTCTCCTACCTCGACCAAAGCCTCAACATCATGAGCACGCCCGCGCTGAACAGCGAGCTGGCCAAGGCCGACGTGGTGATCAAACCGCAAGTGCAGCACCTCGGCGCCGTGGGCGGTTTCGATGAAAAAGCCCACGCCATCAAGCTTGGCGAAGACGCCGCCCGCGCAGCCCTGCCGCAAATCCGCGCTGTGTTGCAGCGCTACCAAGTGCATTGA
- the fabD gene encoding ACP S-malonyltransferase, which translates to MSFAFFFPGQGSQSLNMMAGFDSVSVVRQTFEQASAALGEDLWAMMNGEDAALIGQTVNTQPLMLAAGVATYRAYLEAGGKTPAAVAGHSLGEYSALVAGGSLDFADAVRLVRLRAELMQSAVPQGQGAMAAILGLEDDAVRQICAAAAQGQVAEAVNFNSPGQVVIAGDAAAVERAMAAAKEAGAKRALPLPVSVPSHCSLMKPAAEKLAAALQNVALNAPQIRVINNVDVASYTDPVQIKDALVRQLYSPVRWTETVALLVREGITESAECGPGKVLAGLAKRIDKAAVCAALTSQEAVDAFIAAH; encoded by the coding sequence ATGTCTTTTGCCTTTTTCTTTCCCGGCCAAGGCTCGCAGAGCCTGAACATGATGGCCGGTTTCGACAGCGTGTCCGTTGTGCGCCAAACCTTTGAGCAGGCCTCTGCCGCGCTGGGCGAGGATTTGTGGGCGATGATGAACGGCGAAGATGCCGCGCTCATCGGCCAAACCGTCAACACCCAGCCCTTGATGCTGGCCGCAGGCGTGGCCACTTACCGCGCCTACCTTGAGGCGGGCGGCAAAACCCCTGCCGCCGTGGCCGGGCACAGCCTGGGCGAATACAGCGCGCTGGTGGCCGGGGGCAGCCTGGATTTCGCCGATGCCGTGCGCCTGGTGCGCCTGCGTGCCGAGCTGATGCAGTCGGCCGTGCCGCAAGGGCAGGGCGCGATGGCCGCCATTTTGGGGCTGGAAGACGATGCCGTGCGCCAAATCTGCGCCGCCGCCGCGCAAGGGCAGGTGGCCGAGGCGGTGAACTTCAATTCGCCCGGCCAAGTGGTGATTGCCGGTGATGCCGCTGCGGTGGAACGCGCCATGGCCGCGGCCAAAGAAGCCGGTGCCAAACGTGCGCTGCCGCTGCCTGTATCGGTTCCCTCTCATTGCAGCCTGATGAAGCCTGCCGCCGAAAAACTGGCCGCCGCCCTGCAAAACGTGGCATTGAACGCGCCGCAAATCCGCGTGATCAACAACGTGGACGTGGCCTCCTACACCGACCCCGTGCAAATCAAAGACGCGCTGGTGCGCCAGCTGTACAGCCCGGTGCGCTGGACGGAAACCGTGGCGCTCCTTGTGCGCGAAGGCATTACCGAATCCGCCGAATGCGGTCCGGGCAAAGTGCTGGCCGGCTTGGCCAAACGCATCGATAAAGCCGCCGTGTGCGCCGCGCTCACTTCGCAGGAAGCAGTGGACGCATTTATCGCCGCCCATTAA
- a CDS encoding DJ-1/PfpI family protein, with protein MSSVFNPQAATNIYCLLFEQYETLDLMGPVEFLFRLPQTRLHYASHGGGMVASRQGFVVQTQRLDRLPENSILLVPGGQGTRPLVQDMVFLRDLGVWLDQAACCLSVCTGAALLAASGRLDGLPATSNKQAFDWVRSVGRLVDWQPAARWVAAGRLYTSSGVSAGMDMTLGFIADYYGRAQAEVIAAHCEYIWHDNPADDPFAVSILAS; from the coding sequence ATGTCTTCTGTATTCAATCCGCAGGCCGCAACCAATATTTATTGCTTGCTATTTGAGCAATACGAAACGTTAGATTTAATGGGGCCGGTGGAGTTTTTGTTCCGCCTACCGCAAACTAGGCTGCATTATGCGTCGCATGGCGGCGGTATGGTGGCTAGCCGGCAGGGTTTTGTTGTACAGACACAGCGGCTGGATAGGCTACCTGAAAATAGTATCTTACTGGTGCCGGGCGGGCAGGGCACACGGCCGCTGGTGCAAGATATGGTTTTTCTGCGTGATTTGGGCGTGTGGCTGGATCAGGCTGCTTGTTGTTTGTCAGTGTGTACTGGTGCAGCGCTGCTAGCGGCTAGTGGTCGATTGGATGGTTTGCCTGCCACGTCCAATAAACAGGCTTTTGATTGGGTACGCAGCGTGGGCAGGCTGGTGGATTGGCAGCCTGCTGCGCGTTGGGTGGCCGCTGGCCGGCTTTACACCTCTTCTGGCGTATCGGCAGGGATGGATATGACGCTTGGTTTCATTGCAGATTACTACGGTCGCGCACAGGCGGAGGTGATTGCTGCACATTGCGAATATATTTGGCACGATAACCCAGCAGACGACCCATTCGCGGTTTCTATTTTAGCTTCATAA
- a CDS encoding nuclear transport factor 2 family protein gives MTAEQIYRQWHEAAKSRNTAALLALYHEAAELESPLVPIILNQNSGVLHGKAEIGRFLEEGTRRRPNELVRWYRSGQYLASGDLLVWEYPRQTPDGEQIDILELMQLKDGLIWRHRIYWGWFGTQMLIQSALSKA, from the coding sequence ATGACCGCCGAACAAATATACCGGCAATGGCACGAAGCCGCCAAAAGCCGCAACACCGCCGCCCTGCTCGCACTGTATCACGAAGCAGCCGAGCTCGAATCGCCCCTGGTGCCCATCATCCTTAATCAAAACAGCGGCGTGCTGCATGGCAAAGCCGAAATCGGCCGCTTCCTCGAAGAAGGCACCCGCCGCCGCCCCAACGAATTGGTGCGCTGGTATCGCAGCGGTCAATACCTTGCCAGCGGCGACCTCCTCGTGTGGGAATACCCGCGCCAAACGCCCGATGGCGAGCAAATCGACATTTTAGAGCTGATGCAGCTCAAAGACGGCCTCATCTGGCGCCACCGCATCTACTGGGGCTGGTTCGGCACACAGATGCTGATTCAATCGGCGCTATCCAAAGCTTAA
- a CDS encoding EamA family transporter, with translation MASNAWLYWALASAFFAALTAIFAKLGLQGIDSDFATFIRTLVIIAALAAFLSYTGKWQGVGGFSGRNWAFLILSGLATGASWLAYFKALQMGEASKVAPVDKFSIVLVALMAVVFLKERPAAQEWLGIAMIAGGVLVLALKR, from the coding sequence ATGGCCTCAAACGCTTGGCTCTATTGGGCTTTAGCTTCGGCCTTTTTCGCAGCGCTCACGGCGATTTTTGCCAAGTTGGGTTTGCAGGGCATCGATTCGGATTTCGCCACCTTTATCCGCACATTGGTGATCATTGCGGCTTTGGCAGCGTTTTTGAGCTACACCGGCAAATGGCAGGGGGTGGGTGGTTTTTCGGGGCGCAACTGGGCGTTTCTGATTCTTTCCGGCCTGGCCACGGGGGCTTCTTGGCTGGCTTATTTCAAGGCTTTGCAGATGGGCGAGGCTTCCAAGGTGGCTCCGGTGGATAAATTCAGCATCGTGCTGGTGGCGCTGATGGCGGTGGTATTTCTCAAGGAGCGGCCGGCAGCGCAGGAATGGCTGGGGATTGCGATGATTGCCGGCGGGGTGTTGGTGTTGGCTTTGAAGCGATAG
- the murI gene encoding glutamate racemase — translation MKPNSLTQRPIGVFDSGVGGLTVVRALMERLPNENIVYFGDTARVPYGVKSRSTIETYTAQIVEFLMQHDVKALVIACNTIAAVAGAKVRQTAGGMPVLDVIAAGAQAALATSRNGRIGIIATSTTVNSNAYARAIHAQNPQARVPSQACPLLVPLVEEGWLEHEVTRLTVREYLKPLLAEDIDTLVLGCTHYPLLKPLLQSEAPHLALVDSALTTAEATAAALAEAGLLNPSQTPADYHFYVSDIPLRFQTIGERFLGRSLEQIEMMRLG, via the coding sequence ATGAAACCGAACAGCCTCACGCAGCGCCCCATCGGCGTATTCGATTCCGGCGTCGGCGGGCTCACCGTGGTGCGCGCGCTGATGGAGCGGCTGCCCAATGAAAACATCGTTTATTTCGGCGACACCGCCCGCGTGCCCTACGGCGTGAAATCGCGCAGCACTATCGAAACCTACACCGCGCAAATCGTTGAATTCTTAATGCAGCACGACGTGAAAGCACTGGTGATTGCCTGCAATACCATCGCCGCCGTGGCCGGTGCCAAAGTGCGGCAAACCGCCGGCGGTATGCCCGTGCTCGACGTGATTGCCGCCGGTGCGCAAGCCGCACTGGCTACCAGTCGCAACGGCCGTATCGGCATCATTGCCACGTCCACCACCGTCAATTCCAACGCTTACGCCCGCGCCATCCACGCGCAAAACCCGCAGGCGCGCGTGCCTTCCCAAGCCTGCCCGCTGCTGGTGCCGCTGGTGGAAGAAGGCTGGCTTGAGCATGAAGTTACCCGCCTCACCGTGCGCGAATACCTCAAGCCGCTGCTCGCCGAAGACATCGACACCCTCGTGCTCGGCTGCACCCACTACCCCCTGCTCAAACCCCTGCTGCAAAGCGAAGCCCCGCATCTGGCGCTGGTGGATTCCGCGCTCACCACCGCCGAAGCCACCGCCGCCGCCCTTGCCGAGGCCGGCCTGCTTAACCCCAGCCAAACCCCCGCCGACTACCATTTCTATGTGAGCGACATCCCCCTGCGCTTCCAAACCATCGGCGAACGCTTCCTCGGCCGCAGCCTCGAGCAAATCGAAATGATGCGGCTGGGCTAA
- the fabG gene encoding 3-oxoacyl-ACP reductase FabG: MLTQNLSQKIALVTGASRGIGAAIADTLAQAGATVIGTAVSEAGAAAVGQRLAQWQGHGRVLQITEENSIENLIADIEKEFGKLDILVNNAGITRDNLLMRMKEEEWDEIMQVNLKSVFRASKAVLRGMMKQRSGRIISITSVVGTMGNAGQSNYAAAKAGLIGFSKSLAREVGSRGITVNCVAPGFIDTAMTQALPEEVRAAFTAQTSLGKFGEADDVAAAVLFLASEQARYITGQTLHVNGGMLMP; encoded by the coding sequence ATGCTTACTCAAAATCTCTCTCAGAAAATCGCCTTGGTGACCGGCGCCTCGCGCGGTATCGGCGCGGCCATTGCCGACACGCTGGCGCAAGCCGGGGCAACGGTGATCGGCACGGCCGTTAGCGAAGCAGGCGCGGCTGCCGTTGGCCAGCGCTTGGCACAATGGCAGGGGCATGGCCGCGTGTTGCAAATCACTGAAGAAAACAGCATCGAAAATTTGATTGCCGACATCGAAAAAGAGTTTGGTAAGTTGGATATCTTGGTAAATAATGCCGGTATCACCCGCGACAACCTATTGATGCGCATGAAAGAAGAAGAGTGGGATGAGATCATGCAGGTCAACCTTAAATCCGTGTTCCGCGCCAGCAAAGCCGTGTTGCGCGGCATGATGAAGCAGCGCAGCGGCCGCATTATCAGCATCACCTCCGTGGTGGGCACTATGGGCAATGCCGGGCAGAGTAACTACGCCGCCGCCAAAGCCGGCCTGATCGGCTTCTCCAAATCCCTCGCGCGCGAAGTGGGCAGCCGCGGCATCACCGTAAACTGCGTCGCCCCCGGCTTCATCGATACCGCCATGACTCAAGCCCTGCCGGAAGAAGTCCGTGCGGCCTTCACCGCCCAAACTTCGCTGGGCAAGTTTGGTGAAGCAGACGATGTGGCTGCCGCCGTTTTGTTCCTCGCCTCCGAGCAGGCGCGCTACATCACCGGCCAAACCCTGCACGTGAACGGCGGCATGCTGATGCCCTAA
- a CDS encoding M23 family metallopeptidase produces MKFSSACTALLCTALMAACAGPSSGDQYYRVQRGDTLYRISRRFNQPVSRLMAWNNLKNSSQLEVGQRLRVGSGTNRSTSASNTLNRTVTRTPAERTSAAPSSLQWPVRGEIITQFNGSSSKGIDIAGSTGTPVKAAAPGRVSYVGEGIRGYGKLILINHTGGMLTAYAHNSQISVREGQQVSAGQTIATMGSSGTDRVKLHFEVRVNNRAVNPMDYLPK; encoded by the coding sequence ATGAAATTCTCTTCCGCCTGCACCGCCCTCTTATGCACCGCCCTCATGGCCGCCTGCGCTGGCCCCTCCTCCGGCGATCAATACTACCGCGTGCAGCGCGGCGACACGCTCTACCGCATCAGCCGACGTTTCAACCAACCCGTCTCCCGCCTAATGGCCTGGAACAACCTGAAAAACTCCTCCCAGCTCGAAGTGGGCCAACGATTGCGCGTGGGCAGCGGCACCAACCGCAGTACATCCGCCAGCAATACGCTCAACCGCACAGTAACACGCACCCCGGCCGAGCGTACCAGCGCCGCACCCAGCAGCCTGCAATGGCCGGTGCGGGGCGAAATCATCACCCAGTTTAACGGCTCCTCCAGTAAAGGCATCGACATCGCCGGCAGCACCGGCACCCCGGTGAAAGCCGCCGCCCCCGGCCGCGTGAGCTACGTGGGCGAAGGCATCCGCGGCTACGGCAAACTCATCCTCATCAACCACACCGGCGGCATGCTCACCGCCTACGCGCACAACAGCCAAATCAGCGTGCGCGAAGGCCAGCAGGTATCCGCCGGGCAAACCATCGCCACCATGGGCAGCAGCGGCACCGACCGCGTGAAACTGCACTTCGAAGTGCGCGTAAACAACCGAGCCGTCAATCCGATGGATTATCTGCCGAAATAA
- the guaB gene encoding IMP dehydrogenase, with protein sequence MRIVEKAYTFDDVLLVPAHSQVLPKHVSLQTRLTRNISINMPLISAAMDTVTEARLAISMAQEGGIGIIHKNMSIKRQAEAVAKVKRHESGVVKDPVTIAPEMLVGQLLEMRAQRKRQMSGLPVVQDGKLVGLVTNRDLRFETRLDQPVSAIMTPRAELVTVPEGTSIEDARELMHQHKVERVLVVNAQDELKGLITVRDILKTTEFPYANKDQDGRLRVGAAVGVGPETDERVAALVAAGVDVIVVDTAHGHSQGVLDRVRWVKAHFPQVQVIGGNIATAQAARDLVAAGADAVKVGIGPGSICTTRIVAGVGVPQLTAIHNVAEALQGTGVPLIADGGIRFSGDVAKALAAGASTVMLGGMFAGTDEAPGEIELYQGRSYKSYRGMGSLGAMSQGSSDRYFQDKQDSTDKYVPEGIEGRVPYKGPIVNIIHQLVGGLRSSMGYLGCANIAEMHEKAEFVEITAAGMSESHVHDVQITKEAPNYHGR encoded by the coding sequence ATGCGAATCGTTGAAAAAGCCTACACCTTTGATGATGTATTGCTTGTTCCCGCCCATTCCCAAGTGCTTCCCAAGCACGTCTCGCTGCAAACCCGCCTCACCCGCAACATTTCCATTAATATGCCCCTGATTTCTGCCGCCATGGACACCGTTACCGAGGCGCGCTTGGCCATTTCTATGGCGCAGGAAGGCGGCATCGGTATTATTCATAAGAACATGAGCATCAAACGCCAGGCCGAGGCCGTAGCTAAGGTGAAGCGGCACGAAAGCGGCGTGGTGAAAGACCCGGTAACGATTGCGCCGGAAATGTTGGTTGGCCAGCTGTTGGAAATGCGCGCACAGCGCAAGCGGCAAATGTCCGGCCTGCCGGTGGTGCAGGACGGCAAGCTGGTGGGTTTGGTTACCAACCGCGATTTGCGCTTTGAAACCCGCCTCGACCAGCCGGTGTCTGCCATTATGACGCCCCGGGCCGAATTGGTTACCGTGCCCGAAGGCACCAGCATTGAAGACGCGCGCGAACTGATGCATCAGCATAAGGTCGAGCGCGTTTTGGTTGTGAACGCCCAAGACGAGCTCAAAGGCCTGATCACGGTGCGCGATATTTTGAAAACCACCGAATTCCCCTATGCCAATAAAGACCAAGACGGCCGCTTGCGCGTGGGCGCGGCGGTGGGCGTGGGCCCGGAAACCGACGAACGCGTAGCCGCCTTGGTGGCTGCCGGGGTGGACGTGATTGTGGTGGACACCGCACACGGCCACAGCCAAGGCGTTTTGGATCGGGTGCGTTGGGTGAAGGCACACTTCCCGCAAGTGCAAGTTATCGGCGGCAATATTGCCACCGCACAGGCGGCGCGCGATTTGGTGGCGGCCGGGGCAGACGCAGTGAAAGTGGGCATCGGCCCGGGCTCGATTTGCACCACCCGCATCGTGGCCGGCGTGGGCGTGCCGCAGCTGACGGCAATTCACAACGTGGCCGAAGCGCTCCAAGGCACCGGCGTGCCGCTGATTGCCGACGGCGGCATCCGCTTCTCCGGCGACGTGGCCAAAGCCCTGGCCGCAGGTGCCTCCACCGTGATGCTGGGCGGCATGTTTGCCGGCACAGACGAAGCGCCGGGTGAAATCGAGCTCTATCAAGGCCGCTCCTACAAATCCTATCGCGGCATGGGCTCGCTGGGCGCGATGAGCCAAGGCTCGTCCGACCGCTATTTCCAAGACAAACAAGACAGCACCGACAAATACGTGCCCGAGGGCATCGAAGGCCGCGTGCCGTATAAAGGCCCGATTGTGAACATCATCCACCAGCTGGTGGGCGGTCTGCGCTCCAGCATGGGCTATTTGGGCTGCGCCAATATTGCCGAAATGCACGAAAAGGCCGAGTTTGTGGAAATCACCGCCGCCGGCATGAGCGAATCGCACGTGCACGATGTGCAGATTACCAAAGAAGCGCCGAACTACCACGGGCGCTGA
- the purN gene encoding phosphoribosylglycinamide formyltransferase, whose protein sequence is MTKTVILISGRGSNMQAVVQANIPNLHIAAVLSDNPQAPGLAWAAEQGIHTAALNPKDFPSRADFNQAMLEFVASHAPDLVLLAGYMRILPPEFCSRFANQTINIHPSLLPAFPGLHTHQRAIDEGCRLAGCTVHFVTAELDCGPIIAQGAVPVYDSDTADTLAARVLKIEHQLLPQAVADFAAGNLSIHGKRVHNRHTAGEAGQG, encoded by the coding sequence ATGACCAAAACCGTCATCCTCATTTCCGGCCGCGGCAGCAATATGCAGGCCGTGGTGCAAGCCAATATCCCCAATCTGCACATCGCCGCCGTGCTCTCCGACAATCCCCAAGCCCCCGGGCTGGCCTGGGCGGCAGAGCAGGGCATCCATACCGCCGCCCTCAATCCCAAAGACTTCCCCAGCCGCGCCGATTTCAACCAAGCCATGCTGGAATTCGTGGCCAGCCACGCGCCCGACCTTGTGCTGCTTGCCGGCTATATGCGCATTCTTCCGCCCGAGTTTTGCAGCCGCTTCGCCAATCAAACCATCAATATTCATCCCTCCCTGCTGCCCGCCTTTCCCGGCCTGCACACCCACCAACGCGCCATCGACGAAGGCTGCCGCCTCGCGGGCTGCACCGTACACTTCGTTACCGCCGAGCTCGATTGTGGCCCCATCATCGCCCAAGGCGCCGTGCCCGTATACGATTCCGACACCGCCGACACCCTGGCCGCACGCGTGCTGAAAATCGAACACCAGCTGCTGCCGCAAGCCGTGGCCGACTTCGCCGCCGGTAATCTGAGCATCCACGGCAAACGCGTACACAACCGGCACACTGCGGGAGAAGCCGGGCAAGGTTGA